In one Candidatus Nomurabacteria bacterium genomic region, the following are encoded:
- a CDS encoding methionine adenosyltransferase domain-containing protein, translating to MPKFRTAESVSPKHPDKICDQISDAILDAHLTQDSHARVAIDVTGGHGTVFVTGEVTSKATDIDVASIVRRIAGDVEVIEHIFNQSGEIARGVDTGGAGDQGIMVGYATGETEELLPLEVVLARRLNQYLYEKWEYDGKTQITLTDGEIVSVVASFQHAPSNKLRRRLDAWLDNEPLAKPAKNIEFHVNPSGDWEQGGFDADAGLTGRKLVVDNYGPRIPIGGGAFSGKDPSKVDRSAAYAARKVAIDYLKKEKANEVFVYLAYAIGHDQPLEATVVVDGREEKVEGYDLSPNGIIKLLDLKRPVYEQTARYGHFGHPDFTWEK from the coding sequence ATGCCAAAATTCAGAACTGCCGAATCGGTAAGCCCGAAACATCCGGATAAAATATGTGATCAGATTTCTGACGCTATTCTGGATGCGCATCTGACGCAAGATTCTCACGCGAGAGTGGCAATCGATGTAACTGGCGGTCACGGTACCGTATTTGTAACAGGCGAGGTAACGTCTAAGGCGACTGACATAGACGTAGCCAGCATAGTTCGACGAATCGCAGGCGACGTAGAAGTCATAGAACATATCTTTAACCAGAGTGGCGAAATTGCCCGCGGCGTGGACACGGGCGGCGCAGGCGACCAAGGCATTATGGTAGGTTACGCCACCGGCGAAACTGAAGAACTGCTGCCGCTCGAAGTCGTACTTGCACGTCGGCTCAATCAATATCTATATGAAAAATGGGAATATGATGGCAAGACACAGATCACATTAACCGACGGCGAAATCGTCTCTGTAGTAGCTAGTTTTCAGCATGCGCCGAGTAACAAATTGCGACGACGATTGGATGCCTGGCTGGACAATGAACCGCTGGCAAAACCGGCGAAAAACATTGAATTTCATGTCAATCCAAGCGGAGACTGGGAGCAGGGCGGTTTTGACGCTGACGCCGGCCTGACTGGTCGCAAACTCGTCGTCGACAACTACGGCCCACGAATTCCGATAGGTGGCGGTGCTTTTAGTGGCAAAGACCCAAGCAAGGTCGACCGTTCGGCAGCATATGCCGCGCGTAAAGTCGCAATTGATTACTTAAAAAAGGAAAAAGCGAATGAAGTTTTCGTTTACCTTGCATACGCCATAGGCCACGATCAGCCACTTGAAGCTACTGTTGTCGTGGACGGTCGCGAAGAAAAAGTAGAAGGCTATGATTTGTCGCCAAATGGCATCATAAAACTCCTTGACCTGAAACGTCCTGTTTATGAGCAGACTGCTCGCTACGGTCACTTTGGCCATCCTGACTTCACTTGGGAAAAGTAG
- a CDS encoding cupin domain-containing protein, which produces MRGFVANIEEISKANTNFRHVLYTGHNAQLVVMSIAPGSEIGMEIHPDNDQFLRFESGTGKVIIDGNEHDVSDGFAVVVPAGSEHDVVNVSQTEPLQLYTLYSPPHHQDGLVRATKKDAEAHEIEFDGVTSE; this is translated from the coding sequence ATGAGAGGATTCGTAGCCAATATCGAAGAAATATCGAAAGCGAACACAAATTTTCGCCACGTTTTGTACACCGGACACAACGCACAGCTAGTCGTGATGAGCATCGCGCCTGGTAGCGAAATCGGCATGGAAATTCACCCGGATAATGATCAGTTTTTGCGATTCGAAAGTGGAACAGGCAAGGTAATCATCGACGGCAATGAACATGACGTCAGCGATGGTTTTGCCGTGGTCGTACCAGCTGGCTCGGAGCATGACGTCGTAAACGTATCGCAAACCGAGCCGCTCCAGCTCTACACACTTTATTCACCGCCACATCACCAAGACGGGTTAGTACGTGCCACCAAAAAGGACGCCGAAGCTCATGAAATCGAATTCGACGGCGTAACGAGCGAATAA
- a CDS encoding DUF427 domain-containing protein, translating to MKATWNNTVIAEAPKEELIRIEGNWYFPPHAIKREYYKDSDHHTTCPWKGEASYYDVVVDGQTNEFGAWYYPEPKEGSVERVGKDYKDYVAYWNGIEITE from the coding sequence ATGAAAGCAACTTGGAACAACACAGTTATCGCAGAGGCACCGAAAGAGGAGTTAATCCGTATCGAAGGTAATTGGTATTTTCCGCCACATGCTATAAAACGTGAGTACTACAAAGACAGTGACCACCACACTACCTGTCCCTGGAAGGGCGAGGCAAGCTACTATGATGTCGTCGTCGATGGTCAAACAAACGAATTTGGGGCCTGGTACTATCCGGAACCGAAAGAAGGATCAGTTGAACGCGTCGGCAAGGACTACAAAGACTACGTGGCGTATTGGAACGGTATTGAAATAACCGAATAG
- a CDS encoding 2'-5' RNA ligase family protein, producing MDDMPHQEVYFIGIALPPELDRQIAELKWRLHETNEVALKPLVPHVTLLNPPSLRGIMPSELLPKVREIASRYLPLTIALEEIGIFGQQVCYLRAESHSLYSLQSQLVKLLPPDVRAAHYKRPYTPHVTLLQVTEPNVLDIDKTRAIVAESISLPRQFTIDSVSCFTRIMPREYRPELI from the coding sequence ATGGATGACATGCCGCATCAAGAGGTGTATTTTATCGGGATTGCCCTACCGCCAGAGTTAGACCGGCAAATTGCTGAACTGAAGTGGCGGCTGCATGAAACGAACGAAGTGGCGCTTAAACCACTAGTGCCCCATGTCACATTACTTAATCCGCCGAGCCTTCGCGGTATTATGCCGAGTGAACTGTTGCCGAAGGTCCGCGAAATCGCGAGTCGTTATTTACCACTTACCATAGCACTCGAAGAAATCGGAATATTTGGCCAGCAAGTCTGCTATCTGCGAGCCGAATCGCATAGTCTCTACTCGCTGCAGTCGCAACTGGTTAAACTACTGCCTCCGGATGTACGAGCTGCTCACTACAAGCGTCCGTATACACCTCACGTTACGTTGCTACAGGTAACAGAGCCAAACGTACTCGATATTGATAAGACGCGCGCTATCGTGGCTGAATCGATTTCGTTGCCACGACAATTTACGATTGATTCCGTGTCGTGCTTTACGCGCATCATGCCACGTGAATATCGGCCTGAATTAATCTGA
- a CDS encoding carboxymuconolactone decarboxylase family protein produces the protein MDRRRIRSRGLRDIGLINWIICRIAARAVGAPEMHLFAMLALHKRLFWAWLPFSGMLLGGGRIPRQDTELVILRVAHLCKCEYELQHHRRIARKYGLDSEFQDRVFVYPDCDGLTHRHRAMIKAVDEMVLTRTISDNTWAGLAFYFDEKQLIEFSLLITQYEALAATISALQIRLDFARD, from the coding sequence ATTGATCGACGACGTATACGCTCACGCGGTCTGCGCGATATCGGTTTGATAAATTGGATAATTTGTCGGATTGCCGCACGCGCCGTGGGCGCGCCGGAAATGCACCTGTTTGCCATGCTGGCATTACACAAGCGCCTGTTTTGGGCCTGGTTACCGTTTAGCGGTATGCTTCTCGGTGGCGGTAGGATTCCGCGTCAAGACACCGAACTGGTTATTTTACGTGTTGCCCATCTGTGCAAATGTGAGTATGAGCTGCAGCATCATCGTCGGATTGCTCGTAAATACGGCTTGGATTCTGAGTTCCAAGACAGAGTGTTCGTCTACCCTGACTGCGATGGTTTGACGCATCGGCACAGGGCGATGATCAAAGCGGTCGATGAGATGGTCCTTACTCGTACGATTTCGGATAACACATGGGCTGGATTGGCGTTTTATTTCGATGAAAAGCAACTTATCGAATTTAGTCTGTTGATTACCCAGTACGAGGCGCTAGCCGCGACGATTTCTGCGCTGCAAATCCGTTTAGATTTTGCGCGTGACTAG